A region of the Vigna radiata var. radiata cultivar VC1973A unplaced genomic scaffold, Vradiata_ver6 scaffold_268, whole genome shotgun sequence genome:
TTACAGATGCCACATGGAGGATATTTTCCTTGATGAGTCATAGAGAAGCTtctagaattttctttatttctagaaatttctcctttacttttatttccttCATATTCTTTATTCTGAAACcgtaattttagttttgattgaaaGACGTTTTCAACCGAGTCTTCTTCATGccttttcaatctttgttcaTAAGCCTCAAGAGAGCCCACTAGTTGTGTTACTGACAATGTAgccaaatattttgtttgttcaatCGCAGTTGCAATTGCATCATATTTTTGgggaatagaaattaaaattttctcaatgATCTTTTTGTCAAGAATATTTTCCCCATAGGCTCTCATCTGactaactatttcttttattctagaaTAGTAGTCTTTGATGGTCTCAAattctttcattcttaataATTCAAACTCTCGTCTTAGAGAATGAAGTTTAACATTGCGCACCTCGTTGCTTCCTTGAAACTCCTCTTGTATTGTGTTCCAAGCTTGCTTTGCACGGGTGGTACCAAAAGTAGCCATGTAACTCTATTTTTCACATGAAAATTGATCTTTGCTCCAAATAGTATATAGAACCAAGTTAAAAAGTATGCAGTaaataacgaaaaaaaaaaaaaaaaactcttctcTTTTCGTATTCGGACGATGTAAAAGAAGGCTAATATTTAATAGTGAGCAAACTCTTAATCCTAAATTAGAGCATGGTTGAAAGGATGGTAAGAGACTGAAAAGTGGAAGTTAGATAAACATTGTTCTTTATTCATCAAAAGCATAAAAACAGATCCTTATTTAGCAAAAGCAAAGATCACAACATCAATTGTTCCACACAGTAGAACATTATGTAGTCACATCTTTCTTTGAAATCTAGGAATGAACTTTAAATGATAGACCTGATCCACTTAACTTTTCTTCAATGATTTTCGAGAACTTTTCTATCATAGatggagaaaaataatttatccaaTCTCCTACTTTACCCTTCCGAAAGAAGTTTTTCTTCTCTGCAATATTGTGTATATATCCTGATTGATTCACTTCCAAATCCTTCATCTTCTCAAATCTGCATAGGTTGATCATGTTTTCAATCACTGTGGTGCCCTCTTCTTCTATAGTGACAGAAGAGCCCAAAAACTCTACCATTCTTTTCACATGAAACACTGTATCCTCTTTAAGATCTTCatattttaagaacaaaactTTGTCTGGTCTAGTTATGCTCTCATTCCAATAACCTAGCATATGGCTCCACCATGGACCAAACCCTGATATCCCATTGCAGAACTTTTCAAATGCTTCCTCAAATGTTAATGCAGGTAAAGACACTGACTTTATTTTAGTAGAAAATTCCCATGCTGAAACAAAAGTATCAAATGGATTTCTACATATATAAATGATCTTGCAGTTGGAATCTGTGATAGTTTTAGGTAATGAAGAGAATGGTAAGTGAGTAGAAAAAAGTCTTGGCTCAGTCATGTTGGAGAGGGAAAGAAGCTGGTCATGCAAATCATGAGACAAGATGAATTCAGGGGAAGACACAAGTTCATGAGGATTGGAAGAAAGTAATGGATGATTCTCAAAAGAGGAAAAACGTTGATGGTTTACAATGACGAAAGTAAGGGCTTTCAACCAGGTAGTACCTGATTTTGGAAAGCTGGCAACAAAAACATCATTGTCTTTTGcaagaaaatgtttttgaaagttGATCACTCCTTGAAAATAGAATGATGGGCACCAAAAATCTTGAAATAGATGGAGATAGGGACCTCCATACAAACCCCTCTCCTTTGGAAGGGCGAGCATTAGCTCATTCTCTTCATTTGCTTGTTTGNCACTTGCCAAAGCCATTGTAATATAGAATATGAATGGTGACTTCTGAGTAGAATTGGATGAAACATAAGTTAGCACGAGATAGCTTTTATAGCATTGTTTAGTGATGATCAAAGTGTATCTCACTTAAAATTCTACGTTGAGATACAAGCATTAATTTCCTAATGtaaagttgagttagactttTCACCGTAATTAatgatttcatatattaaaatattgtttgtaATTTAATAAAGGATATTGTATTAAGTTAACACAGAAATATTAATGTGACATTAAATGAATTCTTTAATTctcatataaaaaatcattaatgcaattttactttatttaaagtACAACCAAcgtttataaatgtttatacaattataatatataatttatttgatataatcaaaacataaaagataattaagtaataaaacaccgtttccctttcttttaagtcttttctctttattattttaatgttgctaaaaaataaaatataattaaacctttaaaaaacaAGGCTTAAATTAACGTAGGAAgcaacaaatgaaaataaaccaACTAAGAAATCCAGTATATCAACTAATAAAGTGTTAAACATctaaaaattcttcaaaaaaaaaaacaattaaaatataaatttgagacTTTATTGAGTTTTCTGACTTCTCGATAACCTCTTTCAACGTTTTGATTAACTTAACAAAAAATCTCTTGTATCCAAgaaacaa
Encoded here:
- the LOC106755063 gene encoding cytosolic sulfotransferase 15-like, whose translation is MALASXKQANEENELMLALPKERGLYGGPYLHLFQDFWCPSFYFQGVINFQKHFLAKDNDVFVASFPKSGTTWLKALTFVIVNHQRFSSFENHPLLSSNPHELVSSPEFILSHDLHDQLLSLSNMTEPRLFSTHLPFSSLPKTITDSNCKIIYICRNPFDTFVSAWEFSTKIKSVSLPALTFEEAFEKFCNGISGFGPWWSHMLGYWNESITRPDKVLFLKYEDLKEDTVFHVKRMVEFLGSSVTIEEEGTTVIENMINLCRFEKMKDLEVNQSGYIHNIAEKKNFFRKGKVGDWINYFSPSMIEKFSKIIEEKLSGSGLSFKVHS